The stretch of DNA TGCCGTCTGTTTCGATGCACCGTCATGGTATGAATTAGTTGTGGAAGGTAAAAAAGTAGCAGGAAGTGCACAAACAAGACAAAAAGGTGTCATTCTTCAACATGGAGCGATTCTTTTAGACCTGGATGAAGATAAACTAGTTTCTTTATTTAACTATCCATCGGAAGCAGTAAAAGAGCGAGTTCGTAGAGGCCTTCCGCAAAAAGCTGTGGCAATAAATCGTTTGCGGGAAACTCCAGTTACGATCGAAGAATGTGAAGAAGCATTTAAAGATGGTTTTGCTGAAGGTCTTAATGTCAATTTTCAACCATATGTGCTAACAATCGAGCAATTGGATTATGTGAAAAAGCTTGAAACTCGACGTTATGCAAATGACGAATGGACATACCGTAAATAATAGGTAAAAAGAATTAATTTGACCAAAAAATAAGTAGTATTTTCCTATAGACGTTGTGTGTGTATGTTCGAACATACATCCGCTTTATTTGATTTAGATGTCAATATATAGTACCCTAAACACAACGCGTAACACTATATGTAGTGTTTTTTCTGTTAATTAAGGAGGAGTAGTAAATGGTACTAGTTTCCAAGCAACAAATAGGGGAGTTAAACATTGAAATGTTGAATAATGACATCATTTCATTCCCTCAAGTTCATCCCATCACGAATGACATGACATTAACTCACAAAGGTGTATCTAGGTTAGTCATGATTGACCGCTATTCTTTTAAAGATACTGAAAAGAAAACACTAAAAGCAGGCGACTTTGTCGTATTGACGGTTAAGGAAGACCCGAAATTCCCTGCCCGCGGTTTGGGTTATGTTGTTTCCATCGATCATTCGACAAATAAAGTACGTGTTTTAATTGAAGAAGATTATAGAAGTGCAATTGATGATCCAATTGAGCAGGAGTCGGGTATTGTAACTCGTTCCATTAATGTCATCGAAAAACCTTTGGAAGTTTTCTATGAGCAAATTGCTAAACGCAATGCGACCGGACTTGCTTCTGTTGAAACTTCTGAAGAGAAGAAAAAAGAATGGTTTGAAAAGTTTTATCAGCAATTGGTCCAATTGAAATTTATTCCCGCAGGACGTGTGCTTTATGGAGCGGGTGCAGGAACAGACGTTACATACTTCAATTGTTACGTTATGCCCTTTGTGCCGGATTCCCGTGAAGGTATTTCCGATCACCGTAAACAAGTAATGGAAATTATGAGTCGAGGTGGGGGAGTTGGAACAAACGGATCAACTTTGCGTCCACGCAATACACTCGCTAAAGGTGTAAACGGAAAGTCATCTGGTTCTGTTTCATGGTTGGACGATATCGCAAAACTAACACATTTGGTTGAGCAAGGCGGCAGTCGCAGAGGCGCTCAAATGATTATGTTGGCAGATTGGCATCCTGACATTGCGGAATTCATCATTTCCAAAATGCAAAATCCTAGAATTCTACGTTTCCTGATTGAAAATACAAATGATGAAACTATCAAGCAATTAGCGAAAGACAAGCTTAAATTTAAAGCTCTGACACATCAAGAAGAAGCAATGTACCAAGGGATAGTAAATTACAAGACAATTCCTGGCCAGGGTGGATTCAGTGATGCAATTTTCCGTGATGCAGAAACGAAACTCCACGATGGAGGCACATATAGTGTTAACAATTCCGAATTCTTAACAGGAGCCAATATATCTGTGACATTGACCGACGATTTCATGAAAGCTGTGGAAGAAGACGGCGATCACGAGTTACGCTTCCCCGCTGTTGAAAGTTATTCAGCTGAGGAAATGGTAACGTACAATGAGAAATGGCACGAAGTCGGGGATGTACGTGAATGGGAAAAACAAGGACATGCCATCCGAACTTACCGTACGATGAAAGCGAAAGATTTGTGGAATCTCATTAACGTTTGTGCAACGTATTCTGCGGAGCCTGGCATTTTCTTTATCGACAATGCAAACGAAATGACCAATGCAAAAGCGTATGGACAACAAGTGGTTGCTACCAACCCGTGTGGAGAACAACCGTTGGCACCAAATTCTGTATGTAACTTGGCAGCTGTGAATTTAGCTCAGTTTGCGAATAAAGATACAAAAACTGTCGATTTTGATAGCTTGAGAGAAACAGTACGTGTTGGAGTTCGCATGCAGGACAATGTTATTGATGCAACACCTTACTTCCTTGAAGACAATAAAAAACAAGCTTTGGGTGAACGTCGTGTTGGTCTAGGAGTAATGGGGCTTGCAGACTTACTAATTTATTGTGAAAAAGAGTACGGTTCAGAGGAAGGTAACGTTCTTGTCGACCAAATCTTCGAAACGATAGCAGTAACAGCATATGAAACATCTGCAGAACTTGCTGCAGAACGTGGAAGTTTCCCGTTCTTGCAAGGGGAAACAAATGAAGAAACTAACCGTCTGAGAGACGCTTTCATCAATACTGGATTTATGAAAAAAATGCCTGAGCATGTTCGTCAGTCAATCAAAGAAACAGGCATTCGCAACTCTCACTTGTTGACCGTTGCACCAACTGGATCAACTGGAACATTAGTGGGAGTGTCGACAGGTCTGGAACCTTATTTCTCTTTCACGTACTATCGTAGTGGCCGTTTAGGGAAATTCATCGAAGTAAAAGCGGACATTGTTCAGGAATACTTGAACGCAAACCCTGAAGCAGATGAACAAAGCTTGCCAGAATGGTTTGTTGCTTCAATGGAATTGGCACCTGAAGCGCATGCGGATGTTCAGTGCATAATTCAACGTTGGATTGACAGCTCGATTTCGAAAACTGTTAATGCACCACGCGGTTATACAGTTGAACAAGTACAAGGCGTTTATGAAAGACTTTATCGTGGTGGTGCTAAAGGCGGGACAGTTTATGTGGATGGCAGCCGTGATGCACAAGTCCTGACACTTAAAGCGGAAGAAAATGTGATGGATGAACATCATTATGAAGAAACCATCATTGGGAAACGTCCAGTTGTCCTGATCGATACAATCCAAGATCTTCGTTCAACGAATGTCACAATCGGCTCAGAAGTAGGAAACACTTGTCCTGTTTGCCGTCAGGGGACCGTAAAAGAAATGGGTGGCTGTAATACGTGTACAAATTGCGGTGCTCAATTGAAATGTGGACTTTAAGTTTAACAGTTAAAAACGCTGTTTTGAGAATGCCACTAGCAAGTAGATTTATTAGATGAAGAAAACGCACGCTGTATCCTTGGGATACAACGTGCGTTTTTTCGTTTTAGATTAATCTGTTTAACAATGAAAGAGCCGTATCAACGCTTGCAACAGTAATTATCGCTTTAATTGTACTAATTTTTAAAAAAACACTATATCTATGAATAGAGAGAGTGAGGTTAGTCAAAATTGAATAAATAGAAAGGATTGTGATTTGAATGAAAGGTACTCACTTCTTAACGATTTCAGTAGCACATGCTGTGGTTTTCACTATAATATTAAAGTTTTTATATGTTTTTGATTATATTCCATGGAGCCCAATAAAATGGACTAAGAGATGGCAAGTATTTTCCGACGCTCACCCATCAGTCAAATGGTTTCTTACTTTTCTGGTCGTCTTCTTGGTCATCAATCTTGCGATGGCTCTGTTCATGATTGTCAGCAAAATGCCGGCGATTGCCACGTCAATTGTTGTTGGATTTGCCATCTGGATTCTGCTGGAATGGAGTATTTATCAAGATTTTTCCCATATAAGTTGGAAGTCGGTACCGATTATTTCAGTTATTTTAATAATTTGCAGAGCCCTTGCCGAGACGATTCATTACTATGACCAAGAGGTTTATGATGACAAGAGAAAGTAGTTGCTGCAACTATTTGTTATGATAAAATGAAGGGGGCACGATGGAACTGGAGGAAAAAAGATGAAAATTCTTTGTTTAAATGGGCCAAACCTAAATCGTTTAGGAAAACGTGAACCTGCTATTTATGGACATGAAACGTTGGAAGATGTAGAGCAAAAGCTTATAACTCACGGAAAACAATCGGATATTCATGTTCAATGTAAGCAATCGAATCACGAAGGTGAACTAATTGATTGGCTGCACAATGCAGAAGATGATGGAATTAACGGCATTATTTTCAACCCTGGAGCTTATACTCATACAAGTTATGCGATACGTGATGCCATCGCTTCCATTACCGTTCCGGTAATAGAGGTTCATATTTCTAATATCCATAGCAGAGAAAGTTTTCGTCACAAATCTGTCTTGGCTCCTGAATGTGTTGGTCAAATATGTGGTCTCGGAACTTTCGGTTATACTTTAGCACTAGAAACATTTTTACATAGAAGAAAAGGGGAATCTTAAATGGAGAAATTGTCTAAATTACGTGAAGCTTTAGGGGAACACCAGATTGACGCCTTGTTAATTACAAGTGGCTACAATCGCCGGTACATAACTGATTTTACGGGGACTGCTGGTATTGCCATCGTTTCCAAAGATCAAGCTGTTTTTATTACGGATTTCCGTTACACGGAACAAGCGGCAAAACAGATTAAAAACTTTGAAATTGTCCAACATACGAAAACGATGCTGGAAGAAGTAAGTGTTCAATTAGAAAAAATGAATGTGAGAAAAGTAGGTTTTGAGAAAGACGACATGAGCTATGCCATGTATGAGAGTTACAAAAAGGCAGTTAATACTGAACTTGTACCTGTATCAGGTCTTATTGAGAAAATCCGCTTGATTAAGACGCCACAAGAGATTACTATTATTAAGGCTGCCGCGGATATCGCTGAAGCGGCTTTTGAACATATCCTTACATTTATCGCACCTGGAAAAACGGAATTGGAAGTTTCTAATGAACTTGAATTCTTTATGCGCAAACAAGGAGCATCATCATCTTCATTCGATATTATTGTGGCATCTGGGCTTCGTTCTGCACTTCCACATGGTGTCGCGACGGATAAAGTCATCGAAAAAGGTGATTTTGTTACATTGGACTTCGGTGCGTTGTATAATGGATATGTATCAGACGTAACGAGAACTGTTGCTATCGGTGAACCGAGTGAGCAATTAAAAGAAATTTATCAAATTGTACTAGACTCACAACTGTTGTCTTTGGAAAAAATCAAACCAGGTATGACTGGAATTGAGGCGGATGCAATCGCTCGCGATTATATAAAATCCAAAGGTTATGGTGAAGCGTTCGGTCATTCTTTAGGACATGGTATCGGATTAGAAGTACACGAAGGGCCTGGATTATCTTTCCGTTCGGAAACTGTTCTGGAAGAAGGTATGGTAATCACTATTGAGCCGGGCATTTATTTACCTGGTGTCGGTGGGGTTCGTATTGAAGATGATGCGATTGTTACAGCTACAGGGCTTGAAAAATTAACACATTCTACAAAAGAGTTACTTATCTTATAATTTTGGAGGAACACTCATGATTTCTGTAAATGATTTTAAAACTGGTTTAACAATTGAAGTAGATGGTGGTATTTGGCGCGTACTTGATTTCCAACACGTGAAACCAGGTAAAGGTGCAGCGTTTGTTCGTTCTAAACTACGCAACATTCGTACAGGTGCAGTGAATGAAAAAACATTCCGTGCTGGAGAAAAAGTGGAGAAAGCTCAAATTGATAACCGCAAAATGCAGTATCTTTACGCAAATGGTGATACTCATAATTTCATGGATACTGACTCGTATGAACAAATTGAACTTGATTCAAAACAAATCGAGTACGAATTGAAATTTCTTCGTGAAAACATGGAAGTGCATATCATGCAATACCAAGGGGAAACGTTAGGCGTAGAATTGCCGAATACGGTTGTTTTGGAAGTTACTGAAACAGAACCTGGTATTAAAGGTGATACAGCTAGTGGCGGAACGAAACCTGCAATTTTGGAAACTGGATTATCAGTTCAAGTTCCTTTCTTCATCAACCAAGGTGATAAACTGATCATCAACACATCTGAAGCGGCTTACGTTTCAAGAGCACAATAATTAGAAAAGTGTAAAGTGCCACTCTAGCCTGACGCCGGCGTGGAGGGAAGGTTTCCTTTGCGACGAGTAAAATTTATTGCTTACCTAAATAATGAATAAAAAATAAAGTTGCCAATTGCACCTAGTGCTATTGGCAACTTTTTTTCATGTCTCAGCTCCTTTTTGCATACGATGAATAGACAGAGGAGGGGACAAGTCGGAATTTATGGATGTAATTCGAGTGGCAGGAATCGGATTGATTCTTGCATTGTTACACCTTTTCTTTGAACAGACGGGGAAAAAAGAATTTTCATTCTTTTTATTTGTATTTGGGTATCTGTATATGACCGTGGAAATGTTACGTTTCCTACGTTTCTTCTTTCAAGAAATCACTACTTTTTTCGAATGGCTTACCATTTCGGTGTAAGTCATGCAAATGATCCTGGTAACGATAGTAATCATATTTCTGATGTTGTTGCTTAAACAAATCCTACCGCAATTTACACCTCTACTTTTGAGCTTTTTCTTTTTTATTTTACTCTCGAATATTTTATTTCAAACTCTTTTTCCAATCGTAAGAAACGTTCTTGAATCTGCACCTAAGGAAGCGCTCCCAATAGCCAGAGTATTGCTGATTTCTGTATTCGTGACATTTATAGGTGAAGCCTTGATTGAATGGTGCCGAAATTTAAATCTGAATACATTTGTTCCCATCATTTCGATAAGTTGTCATGTGTTGATTCTCACCTATTGGTTGCCTCTCATTCAGCAAATGTTTAACACGCTGACGCGGCTATTGATCGAATAATATAGGTGTAAAAGAGGTGAGAAGGTTCATGCTTGAACCCTTGTATGCCTATTTTTTTGGTGTAACCCGATACTTTATCGTACTGCTGATCGCTATTGTTTTTGCGATGATCATCGATATTTTATTTCCTGCAGCCAAACGATGGACAAGGTTATCCCTGTTTTGTATTGCTGTCCTGTATACATTGACGCCTGCCATTGATGCGATGCATATTATGCAGCAATTTGCGCGACAGATGGTGACGGTTTTTATGAGTGTCTACCCCGTGTTGACAGCGGGCTTGTTGATGAATAGTGGAACGATGGCATTTTCAATTTGGAACCCTGCGCTCTATGTATTTATTCAATTTACAGTGGTGCTGACCGAAAGAATCCTTATTCCATTACTTATGACCACCATATTGCTGGACTTCATTAGTCGCTTTCATCCGGCTACCCCATTTTCAAAACTGACCGATATTATTCGCACTTCTTTACTAAGTATCGTTTCAGCAGTAGTCGTCATTTATAGTTTTTTCATTTCGGTGCAAGGGTTTATTTCTTGGAATATCTCAAGTGCTGTTACGGAGCCCATCAAAAAAATCATTCAGCAAAACATCCCGTTTGTTGGTTCTTTTTTTTCTGAGAGTCTTAGTACATTTACTCGATTTTCTTCTTCAATCACTTCGATTACTGGCGGTGGCATTGCCATCACAATCCTACTGGTTGTGTTGATCCCTACTTTGAAAACCATCAGTATCGCGTTTTGCTATCGAGTAGTGGCTGCCATTATTGAACCATTCGGACCAGAGGATCTGGCCAGTTTTCTTGATGATATCGGAAAGTCGATTTTCGTTTTAAGTATCTTGTCATTTCTTATTGCCTTTGCGTTTTTCTATACAGCCATTTTCATTGTGATATTAGTAAAATTCTCCATGATGATGAGGGGTTAATGATGGCTGAATGGTTAAAGGGATTAATGTTCATTATTCTGCTGAGTGAAGTTCTTCAGGCTATCTTCCAGAAGTCTGATTCAAATGAAAAGATAGAAGAATATACGAAGCTGGGACTTGCCATGTACATGTTATTGTTTATCTCTTCTTTTTTCTATGAATAGTTGAGGAATGCTTGTCATATAGTTTATCAAATGCCTGTCTCACTTAAGAGAGGAGCGTGATTCCATCCATTAAAACGAATCGAATGAAAAGCGGGATCCTGCTCGCGAGTCTCTTGGTATTCATGGTGTTTTTCTTACTGAATGAATCCATTTTCACCAAGCAACCTAACACATCCAGTCAGTCACAAGATGCAGTAACGCTGGAACACTCATTGAAAACGGCATTGGAAAAAATGGCTGGGGTAGGTGAAGTCGAATTATTTTTTTACACAGGCATGAACGAGCCTCAACAAACAGTTACGGAAAAACCTAGCTTTGCCTTGTTTGATCAGACAACCAATGAGCAAAAAACTATTCAATCAGTATTGGTAGTAGCCACTGGAGCAGATCAAGCAAAAACCAGAATTATGTTAAAAGAATACTTAGCAGCAGTATTATTACTGCCAGAACATCGAATTGTCGTCGTCCCGATGGATGAGAAAGGGGTTTCTAAATGAAAGTCAAAAAACGTACAGTATGGATGCTAACTCTATTAAGTTTGGTAGCAGTAATTTCGGTGTATTACGTGAACGAACCTAACAATATGCCCTTTGATGGTTTAGCTATTTTCTCAGATGAAGACCTTGATCAAATGAAGGTCGAAGACACAACTGAAGATGAATCAGTTACACCAGTATATGCTCAAAGTGCGTTATTTGAAGAAATGAGAATGGAATTACTAAACGAACGCAGTGAGTTAAAAACACAATTAACAACACAAATTGCGTCAAACGAAATGTCGGCTGATGAGGTAAATGAAGCTTACTCAACTATTAACGATTTAACAGTACGCGAATCAACGGAAGCAATGCTTGAAATGCTCATTCGTTCACTAGGTTACTCAGATGCCTATGTACAGACAGATACAGGAAAAGTAGATGTAACTGTAATCGCTGATGAACTTGGAAAATCACAAGCAAATGAAATTATTCACATCGTAATGAAACAATGGGAAGATGCAAAAAAAGTAACGGTAGCATTCCAACCAGCTTCATAATGAACGAAAAGGGCCGATATGGTCCTTTTTTTCATTTTTCTTAGAAAACCATGCCGGATTAAAATCGAATCGTTGCTCCTGCGGTTATTCGTCGCAAAGGAAACCTTGTTTATCAACGCCGGTGTCGGACTAAAACGGGCTTCTTCACCTTTCGGATTAGGACCAACTCTTAAAAAATTTAGGTTATCTATTTCAAATTTTCTCAATAACGTCTAAAATAGAAGAGGAACGTAATTCGATATAGGGTAAGGGGAGTTCGGTATGTTAAAAGTACAAGAAATTCGTGAAATTATTAAATTAATTGACCACTCATCCATTGATGAGTTTATTTACGAGTCAGAAGGCACGAAAGTTAAACTGAAAAAGAATGGTGTACATGTATCTACTGAAACAGTTGTACCTCAATCAAAACCAGCGGCACCTGCTGTTGAAGCTCCAGTGGCAGTAGAAGTGAATCCAACACCGGTTGCTCAAACTGTAAAAGAAACAATTGCAAATGTAGAGACGAAAGAATCAGCTGTTAATGATGAATCTCTTCTTAAAATTTCTTCACCAATGGTAGGAACTTTCTATCAGTCATCTTCACCGGATACACCGGCATATGTTCAAGTAGGTGATAAAGTAACAGAAGACGGGATTGTATGTATTGTGGAAGCGATGAAATTATTCAACGAAATCGAAGCAGAAGTGTCTGGCGAGATTGTAGAAATTTTAGTAAAAGATGGACAACTCGTAGAGTACGGCCAACCTCTGTTCTTAGTAAAAGCGAACTGAGGGGGAACGGATGATGAAAAAAGTATTAATTGCTAACCGTGGTGAAATCGCGGTTCGTATTATTCGTGCGTGTAAAGAGTTGGATATCGAAACAGTTGCCGTCTATTCGGAAGCTGATCGTGAAGCGTTGCATGTTCAAATGGCAGATGAAGCTTATTGTATCGGTCCTAAACAATCGAAAGATAGTTACTTGAACTTCAGCAATATTATCAGTGTTGCAAAGTTAACGGGTTGTGATGGCATTCATCCCGGTTATGGCTTTTTGGCAGAGAATGCGAGTTTCGCGGAGCTTTGTGAACAATGTAATATAACGTTCATCGGTCCTACTTCTGACGCTATCTCCAGAATGGGTACGAAGGATGTAGCGCGTGAAACAATGCGAAAAGCGGGCGTACCAGTTGTGCCTGGATCAACAGGTATTGTTGCGGATGAAAAAGAAGGTCTGGAAATCGCTCGTGAAATAGGATTCCCGGTCATTATTAAGGCAACTGCCGGTGGTGGCGGTAAAGGTATTCGTGTCGCACGTACGGAAGAAGAACTTGTTAAAGGCATTCAGATTACACAAAAAGAAGCTGCTGCTGCTTTTGGTAACCCTGGTGTCTATATTGAGAAGTTCATTGAGATTTTCCGTCATGTTGAAATTCAAGTTTTGGCTGATAGTTTTGGCAATGCGATTCATTTAGGCGAACGTGATTGTTCAATTCAACGCCGTATGCAAAAACTAGTAGAAGAAGCACCATCTCCAGCGCTATCCCCGGAAATTCGTAATCAGATGGGTGACGCGGCTGTTAAAGCTGCACTAGCCGTTAATTATCGCAGTGCAGGGACAGTTGAATTTATTTTCGATCACATCAATCAAAAGTTTTACTTTATGGAAATGAATACGCGTATTCAAGTTGAACATCCTGTTACTGAAATGGTAACCGGCATTGATTTGATTCAACAACAACTTAAAGTCGCTTCTGGTGAAAAATTAGCTTATACACAAGATGACGTGAAAATTAAAGGTTGGGCAATTGAGTGTCGTATTAACGCTGAAAACCCTTCGAAAAACTTCATGCCTTCAGCGGGTAAAGTTGATATGTATTTAGCGCCGGGCGGATATGGTGTACGCGTGGATTCAGCAATGTATTCAGGCTACAGCATTCCTCCTTACTATGATTCAATGGTCGCAAAACTGATTACTTATGCAGATACCCGTGAAGAAGCGGTTGCAAAAATGAAGCGTGCACTGAGTGAGTTTGTTGTAGAGGGTGTTCATACAACAATTCCTTTCCATGCAAAATTGATGGACCATAAAGAATTCAAATCTGGTGATTTCGATACGAAGTTTTTAGAGAAATACGACGTCATGAATTCCTAGGAAAGGATGATTGGAATGGCTGAAAAAACAACAACGGCTTATTTGCAAATGATTCCGTCTGGTAAAGAAGAGTTAGGAAAGATTGAAGTAGCACCAGAGGTTTTAGAAGTAATCGCTGGGATTGCCACCACAGATGTTGAGGGAGTGGCCGGTACCCGTGGAAGTTTCGCAACAGGAGTTGCAGAACGTCTCGGCAAAAAAGTCCACGGTAAAGGAATCAAGACAGAATTGACTGATCAAGGTCTATTTGTTGAAATTTATTGCACCGTGAAATACGGCGCGTCGATTCCTAAAGTAGCCAAAGAAGTTCAAAGTCAAGTGCGTCAGGCAATTTTAAATATGACGTTACTTGAAAC from Paenisporosarcina sp. FSL H8-0542 encodes:
- a CDS encoding vitamin B12-dependent ribonucleotide reductase translates to MVLVSKQQIGELNIEMLNNDIISFPQVHPITNDMTLTHKGVSRLVMIDRYSFKDTEKKTLKAGDFVVLTVKEDPKFPARGLGYVVSIDHSTNKVRVLIEEDYRSAIDDPIEQESGIVTRSINVIEKPLEVFYEQIAKRNATGLASVETSEEKKKEWFEKFYQQLVQLKFIPAGRVLYGAGAGTDVTYFNCYVMPFVPDSREGISDHRKQVMEIMSRGGGVGTNGSTLRPRNTLAKGVNGKSSGSVSWLDDIAKLTHLVEQGGSRRGAQMIMLADWHPDIAEFIISKMQNPRILRFLIENTNDETIKQLAKDKLKFKALTHQEEAMYQGIVNYKTIPGQGGFSDAIFRDAETKLHDGGTYSVNNSEFLTGANISVTLTDDFMKAVEEDGDHELRFPAVESYSAEEMVTYNEKWHEVGDVREWEKQGHAIRTYRTMKAKDLWNLINVCATYSAEPGIFFIDNANEMTNAKAYGQQVVATNPCGEQPLAPNSVCNLAAVNLAQFANKDTKTVDFDSLRETVRVGVRMQDNVIDATPYFLEDNKKQALGERRVGLGVMGLADLLIYCEKEYGSEEGNVLVDQIFETIAVTAYETSAELAAERGSFPFLQGETNEETNRLRDAFINTGFMKKMPEHVRQSIKETGIRNSHLLTVAPTGSTGTLVGVSTGLEPYFSFTYYRSGRLGKFIEVKADIVQEYLNANPEADEQSLPEWFVASMELAPEAHADVQCIIQRWIDSSISKTVNAPRGYTVEQVQGVYERLYRGGAKGGTVYVDGSRDAQVLTLKAEENVMDEHHYEETIIGKRPVVLIDTIQDLRSTNVTIGSEVGNTCPVCRQGTVKEMGGCNTCTNCGAQLKCGL
- the aroQ gene encoding type II 3-dehydroquinate dehydratase; translated protein: MKILCLNGPNLNRLGKREPAIYGHETLEDVEQKLITHGKQSDIHVQCKQSNHEGELIDWLHNAEDDGINGIIFNPGAYTHTSYAIRDAIASITVPVIEVHISNIHSRESFRHKSVLAPECVGQICGLGTFGYTLALETFLHRRKGES
- a CDS encoding aminopeptidase P family protein, yielding MEKLSKLREALGEHQIDALLITSGYNRRYITDFTGTAGIAIVSKDQAVFITDFRYTEQAAKQIKNFEIVQHTKTMLEEVSVQLEKMNVRKVGFEKDDMSYAMYESYKKAVNTELVPVSGLIEKIRLIKTPQEITIIKAAADIAEAAFEHILTFIAPGKTELEVSNELEFFMRKQGASSSSFDIIVASGLRSALPHGVATDKVIEKGDFVTLDFGALYNGYVSDVTRTVAIGEPSEQLKEIYQIVLDSQLLSLEKIKPGMTGIEADAIARDYIKSKGYGEAFGHSLGHGIGLEVHEGPGLSFRSETVLEEGMVITIEPGIYLPGVGGVRIEDDAIVTATGLEKLTHSTKELLIL
- the efp gene encoding elongation factor P yields the protein MISVNDFKTGLTIEVDGGIWRVLDFQHVKPGKGAAFVRSKLRNIRTGAVNEKTFRAGEKVEKAQIDNRKMQYLYANGDTHNFMDTDSYEQIELDSKQIEYELKFLRENMEVHIMQYQGETLGVELPNTVVLEVTETEPGIKGDTASGGTKPAILETGLSVQVPFFINQGDKLIINTSEAAYVSRAQ
- a CDS encoding SpoIIIAC/SpoIIIAD family protein — translated: MDVIRVAGIGLILALLHLFFEQTGKKEFSFFLFVFGYLYMTVEMLRFLRFFFQEITTFFEWLTISV
- a CDS encoding stage III sporulation protein AE, producing the protein MLEPLYAYFFGVTRYFIVLLIAIVFAMIIDILFPAAKRWTRLSLFCIAVLYTLTPAIDAMHIMQQFARQMVTVFMSVYPVLTAGLLMNSGTMAFSIWNPALYVFIQFTVVLTERILIPLLMTTILLDFISRFHPATPFSKLTDIIRTSLLSIVSAVVVIYSFFISVQGFISWNISSAVTEPIKKIIQQNIPFVGSFFSESLSTFTRFSSSITSITGGGIAITILLVVLIPTLKTISIAFCYRVVAAIIEPFGPEDLASFLDDIGKSIFVLSILSFLIAFAFFYTAIFIVILVKFSMMMRG
- a CDS encoding SpoIIIAH-like family protein: MKVKKRTVWMLTLLSLVAVISVYYVNEPNNMPFDGLAIFSDEDLDQMKVEDTTEDESVTPVYAQSALFEEMRMELLNERSELKTQLTTQIASNEMSADEVNEAYSTINDLTVRESTEAMLEMLIRSLGYSDAYVQTDTGKVDVTVIADELGKSQANEIIHIVMKQWEDAKKVTVAFQPAS
- the accB gene encoding acetyl-CoA carboxylase biotin carboxyl carrier protein; this translates as MLKVQEIREIIKLIDHSSIDEFIYESEGTKVKLKKNGVHVSTETVVPQSKPAAPAVEAPVAVEVNPTPVAQTVKETIANVETKESAVNDESLLKISSPMVGTFYQSSSPDTPAYVQVGDKVTEDGIVCIVEAMKLFNEIEAEVSGEIVEILVKDGQLVEYGQPLFLVKAN
- the accC gene encoding acetyl-CoA carboxylase biotin carboxylase subunit, with protein sequence MMKKVLIANRGEIAVRIIRACKELDIETVAVYSEADREALHVQMADEAYCIGPKQSKDSYLNFSNIISVAKLTGCDGIHPGYGFLAENASFAELCEQCNITFIGPTSDAISRMGTKDVARETMRKAGVPVVPGSTGIVADEKEGLEIAREIGFPVIIKATAGGGGKGIRVARTEEELVKGIQITQKEAAAAFGNPGVYIEKFIEIFRHVEIQVLADSFGNAIHLGERDCSIQRRMQKLVEEAPSPALSPEIRNQMGDAAVKAALAVNYRSAGTVEFIFDHINQKFYFMEMNTRIQVEHPVTEMVTGIDLIQQQLKVASGEKLAYTQDDVKIKGWAIECRINAENPSKNFMPSAGKVDMYLAPGGYGVRVDSAMYSGYSIPPYYDSMVAKLITYADTREEAVAKMKRALSEFVVEGVHTTIPFHAKLMDHKEFKSGDFDTKFLEKYDVMNS
- a CDS encoding Asp23/Gls24 family envelope stress response protein — translated: MAEKTTTAYLQMIPSGKEELGKIEVAPEVLEVIAGIATTDVEGVAGTRGSFATGVAERLGKKVHGKGIKTELTDQGLFVEIYCTVKYGASIPKVAKEVQSQVRQAILNMTLLETQEVNVHITGIQFEQQKETTNE